A region from the Agrobacterium cucumeris genome encodes:
- the grxD gene encoding Grx4 family monothiol glutaredoxin — translation MSGINDMIDSEVKSNDIVLFMKGTPQFPQCGFSGQVVQILDYLGVDYKGINVLADADIRQGIKDYSNWPTIPQLYIKGEFVGGCDIVKEMFQSGELQNHFQEQGISVRGAA, via the coding sequence ATGAGCGGCATTAACGACATGATCGACAGCGAAGTGAAGAGCAACGACATCGTTCTTTTCATGAAGGGCACCCCGCAATTTCCGCAGTGCGGTTTTTCCGGCCAGGTGGTACAGATTCTCGATTATCTCGGCGTCGACTACAAAGGCATCAACGTGCTTGCCGATGCTGACATCCGTCAGGGTATCAAGGACTATTCCAACTGGCCGACCATCCCGCAGCTCTATATCAAGGGCGAATTCGTCGGCGGCTGTGACATTGTAAAAGAGATGTTCCAGTCCGGCGAACTTCAAAACCACTTCCAAGAACAGGGTATCAGCGTCCGCGGCGCGGCCTGA